A part of Rattus rattus isolate New Zealand chromosome 4, Rrattus_CSIRO_v1, whole genome shotgun sequence genomic DNA contains:
- the LOC116898428 gene encoding endogenous retrovirus group K member 6 Gag polyprotein-like, protein MGTANSTSQLADQIVTLLEQQGIGVKEETVKEFIKTLERTSPWFVHSGGLNIPDWEQVMRDLQRMLRRCGPESIPAATLSLWRLVKDALMSTNAKIRGQMSEIERTSGAAQDDPSHRSLQTSDSDQESCSEDEEGETSVEEIEVPKRKINKHRATERSKSRPPSVNPFFTGEGATAPPAYKPYSSLEWCCEDKATRRGVIFPEPPLGQGAAYPVVEVPDPNNAGQSRRQHAPLSFKELKNLKEAVSSYGPLAPFTSAIFESYVASTLTPGDWQQLCRAVLSGGDFLLWRGEFQEQCTQLARLNAQAGFPQRDLEMLTGTGQYATLPAQIQYDPAVYAQISTAAVKAWKALPNKAAGEQLSKVVQGPSEPFQEFADRLLQLAGKLFGDIDTAMPLVKQLAYENSNKWCKEVIRSHKNKSLIDYIRLCKEIDGNYVMGQVMAAAMRKGNGGTRACFRCGQPGHFKRVCPQNRKIGDSGLCPRCRKGHHWRSECRSKEDVEGQPLNLPGNGRRGPLRGPQARVYGAMNTPGVEPTQTQFIPQTNPFLSGPG, encoded by the coding sequence ATGGGAACTGCGAATTCTACTTCACAGCTAGCTGATCAGATAGTTACTTTGCTCGAGCAACAGGGAATTGGTGTAAAGGAAGAAACagttaaagaatttattaaaacattaGAAAGGACTAGTCCTTGGTTTGTTCATTCAGGAGGGCTTAATATTCCTGATTGGGAACAGGTTATGAGAGATTTACAAAGAATGCTGCGGAGATGTGGCCCCGAGAGCATTCCTGCCGCCACGCTTTCCTTGTGGAGATTGGTCAAGGATGCTCTCATGAGCACTAACGCTAAAATTAGGGGACAGatgtcagagatagaaagaacatctGGAGCGGCGCAAGATGATCCCTCTCATAGGTCCTTACAAACCTCTGATTCAGATCAGGAGTCTTGCTCcgaggatgaggaaggagagactTCAGTAGAGGAAATAGAGGTGCCTAAGAGGAAGATTAATAAGCACAGGGCCACTGAGAGATCAAAATCTCGTCCCCCTAGTGTAAATCCCTTCTTTACAGGAGAAGGAGCTACTGCTCCTCCTGCCTATAAACCCTATTCTTCCTTGGAGTGGTGTTGTGAAGACAAGGCTACAAGGAGAGGGGTAATTTTCCCTGAGCCTCCCCTTGGACAAGGAGCGGCGTATCCGGTTGTTGAGGTCCCGGACCCCAACAATGCAGGTCAATCCAGAAGACAACATGCTCCTCTGAGTTTTAAGGAGTTGAAAAACCTGAAAGAGGCAGTTTCTTCCTATGGTCCCCTTGCTCCCTTTACTTCTGCCATTTTTGAGTCCTATGTTGCATCCACTCTGACTCCTGGAGATTGGCAACAGTTATGTAGGGCAGTATTGAGTGGTGGAGACTTTCTATTATGGAGGGGAGAATTTCAAGAACAGTGTACACAATTAGCTAGACTTAATGCGCAAGCAGGATTTCCCCAGAGGGATCTAGAAATGTTGACGGGAACAGGGCAATATGCGACCCTTCCAGCCCAGATTCAATATGACCCTGCCGTTTATGCTCAAATTTCCACAGCGGCAGTTAAAGCTTGGAAGGCCCTGCCCAATAAAGCAGCTGGAGAACAATTATCGAAGGTCGTACAGGGACCCTCGGAACCTTTCCAGGAATTTGCGGATAGATTATTACAGTTGGCTGGGAAGCTCTTTGGAGATATTGATACAGCTATGCCTTTAGTGAAACAATTGGCGTATGAGAATTCTAATAAATGGTGTAAGGAGGTTATTAGATCTCATAAGAATAAGAGTTTGATTGACTATATTAGATTGTGTAAAGAAATTGATGGGAATTATGTGATGGGACAGGTCATGGCTGCGGCCATGCGGAAGGGAAACGGAGGAACCAGGGCTTGTTTCAGGTGTGGACAACCTGGACATTTTAAAAGAGTGTGCCCTCAGAACAGAAAGATAGGAGACTCTGGATTATGCCCTCGGTGCCGTAAAGGCCATCACTGGAGAAGTGAGTGTAGATCTAAGGAAGATGTTGAAGGGCAGCCTTTAAACCTTCCGGGAAACGGGAGACGGGGCCCGCTCCGGGGCCCACAAGCCAGAGTGTACGGAGCCATGAATACTCCTGGGGTAGAACCTACCCAGACACAGTTTATCCCTCAGACCAATCCCTTTTTGTCAGGACCTGGTTAA